One Grus americana isolate bGruAme1 chromosome Z, bGruAme1.mat, whole genome shotgun sequence DNA window includes the following coding sequences:
- the AGXT2 gene encoding alanine--glyoxylate aminotransferase 2, mitochondrial — protein MARRLGTLLWGCSRRLGSVAFSQQRWKSSVSTQAKMPPCDFAPEKYKSYSYERMLKIREQNISPSLRTYYKKPLLLHQGHMQWLFDYEGRRYLDLFAGIVTVSVGHCHPKVTMATQKQLFRLWHTTNIYMHPSMQEYAEKLTSLLPDPLKVVYLTNSGSEANDLAMFMARLYTRNFDIICFRGAYHGGSPYTLGLTSIGLYKHGVANGFGCSTTMLPDVFRGPWGGSHCRDSPVQTVRKCSCSEGVCHANDQYIEQFKDTLNTSVPKTIAGFIAEPIQGVNGAVQYPRSFLKGAYQLVRERGGVCISDEVQTGFGRTGSHFWGFQTHDVVPDIVTLAKGIGNGFPMAAVVTTKEIASSLAQNLHFNTFGGSPLACAVGAAVLDAIEEDGLQKNSEDVGTYMLLELAKLRDKFEIVGDVRGKGLMIGVEMVKDKDSRQPLPAEEINQIWEDCKEMGVLIGRGGLCSQTFRIKPPMCITKKDVDFAVEVFHSALQRHMERAAAK, from the exons ATGGCGAGACGGCTCGGGACGCTGCTGTGGGGGTGCAGCCGCCGGCTTGGCAGCG TTGCCTTTAgccagcagagatggaaaagctcTGTCTCCACACAAGCAAAAATGCCTCCTTGCGATTTTGCacctgaaaaatacaaa TCCTATTCATATGAACGTATGCTGAAGATTCgtgaacaaaatatttctccttcacTGCGAACATATTACAAGAAGCCATTGTTGCTGCATCAAGGACATATGCAGTGGTTGTTTGATTATGAAGGACGAAGATACCTTGATCTCTTTGCTGGAATTGTCACTGTCAGTGTTGGTCACTGTCACCC GAAGGTAACTATGGCTACCCAGAAGCAGCTTTTTCGCCTGTGGCATACCACTAATATCTACATGCACCCATCAATGCAGGAGTATGCTGAAAAGCTAACTTCTCTACTTCCAGATCCACTTAAG GTGGTTTATCTAACCAACAGCGGGTCAGAAGCCAATGATTTGGCTATGTTCATGGCAAGGCTGTATACTCGTAACTTCGACATCATCTGTTTCAG AGGAGCATACCATGGAGGCAGCCCTTACACGTTGGGATTGACATCTATTGGTCTTTATAAGCATGGTGTTGCCAATGGCTTTGGCTGTTCAACA ACAATGTTACCAGATGTTTTTCGTGGTCCATGGGGAGGCAGCCATTGTAGAGATTCTCCAGTGCAAACTGTTCGAAAATGCAGCTGTTCTGAAG GTGTATGTCATGCAAACGACCAGTACATTGAACAGTTCAAAGATACTCTGAATACCTCGGTGCCAAAGACAATAGCTGGATTTATCGCTGAACCAATTCAA gGTGTTAATGGAGCTGTTCAGTACCCAAGAAGTTTCTTAAAGGGAGCTTATCAGCTAGTACGGGAAAGAGGGGGCGTTTGTATTTCAGATGAA GTACAGACAGGATTTGGACGGACAGGCAGCCATTTCTGGGGATTTCAAACACATGATGTAGTCCCTGACATCGTTACTTTGGCTAAAGGAATTGGTAATGGCTTTCCAATGGCAGCTGTTGTTACAACAAAAG agatTGCAAGTTCCTTGGCTCAAAACCTTCACTTTAATACATTTGGAGGAAGCCCTTTGGCCTGCGCAGTTGGAGCTGCAGTTCTTGAT GCTATTGAAGAAGACGGTCTACAAAAAAACAGTGAGGACGTGGGAACATATATGCTACTGGAGTTGGCTAAACTACGGGATAAATTCGAGATTGTTGGAGATGTCCGTGGCAAGGGGCTTATGATTGGAGTAGAAATGGTGAAAGATAAG GATAGTCGCCAGCCTCTTCCAGCTGAAGAAATCAATCAGATCTGGGAGGACTGTAAAGAAATGGGGGTTCTGATCGGCAGAGGAGGACTCTGCAGTCAG aCATTTAGAATTAAACCTCCTATGTGCATTACTAAAAAGGATGTCGACTTTGCTGTGGAAGTATTTCATTCTGCTTTACAGAGACACATGGAAAGAGCAGCTGCAAAATAG